CGGTCGACCACCCCGGAAGGGCAGCTCGACTCCTCCTGACCCGCGACCTGGGCAGCGCTGAGCACCGTCAGCGCCAGAGCGGCGCTCGCGACCGAAGTGCTGCGGGCTTTCCGTGGCAGGGCTGTCGAAACGGGCATGGTGCCGGCGATTGGGTCGAAGGAGCGTCTGGCGCGTTCTCGAGGCCTGTATTCGGAGAAGTACTCACCTACCTTGCGGCCTCCGCGCTGGTATCGACACGTTGGCGAAGCCCCGCGACCTGTCAATGGCCGGTCCCCCGGCCTCCTTCACGTAGGCTCCCTTGCCCCAGGATCTCCGCTCCTTCGCCGCGAAGTGCCAGTTCGCGTGGTTTGGCGTACTGCTCCTGCTGTGGACGGCGCTGCTGCTCGCCTTCCCCATGGATCCCGACTACACGGCCGGCGAGCTACTGGACCACCTCACATTGTGGCTGGAATCAGGAGTTCTCTACCCCTCGCTCGGCGAGGGTCTCCCGCAGCGCGTGCTCAACTATCCCCCGCTCGTACCCATTCTCGCTCGTGGATTGACCGCGCTTGGAGCGCCGGAGCTGCTCGCAGGGCGGCTGGTCAATTCGTTAGGGATCGCTCTTGTCGTCGGGGGGTTGGCGGGGTGGCTGCGCGCGCGCGGCGTACGGGGGACGGCGCTGCTCGGTACGGTCGGCCTGCTCGGCGCCAGTGTTCCCGTCATTTATGGTGCCGGCCAGTTCCACATCGAGATGTGGGGTGCCGGGTTGACGATCGCGGGCTTTGCGCTCGCGGATCGGGGTCGTACCGACCGCGCGTTGTTCGCATCGGGCGTGCTGCTTGCTGCGGCTTGTTTCGCGAAGCAGACACAGGTGGTCCCGGCGCTCGTCGCGCTGGCCTGGCTGTGGCGTCAGCATCGCTCGGGAAGCGGATTCGCGCTGGCAGGCTTTGCTCTGCTTGGGGCCGTAGGAGCCGCCGCGATGTCGATCGCATGGGGAAGCGAAGTGTGGCGGCACCTCATCGTCTACACGGCCGGCACCTACTCGCTCGCCAACCTGGGCTTCCAACTCGCGAGCCACGCAGCGCCGTGGGCGATTCTGCTCGGCATCGCCGCCTGGTCGGGTACGCGCGGCCGCACCGACGATGCCTCCGACCTCGCGTGGTGGTACTGGTGTGGGGCGCTGGTGTGGTCGGCTTCCGCCATTAGGGAAGGGAGCGGCTACCCGTACTTCCTGGATCTTCACCTGGCCACCGTCATGATCGCTGGGCCAGTCATCTTCGGTACGCCGCGTTCGGAGCTCCGCAGAAGAGTCGTGCCTTGGCTCGCAGCTACCCAGATAATCGGTGCCAACGTCGGCGTCGGCGCACTCGTGGCGGTCAACCTCGCGAGGCTCGCGGAGCGCTCAGGCGAGCTCGCTTCGGTCTGCGCGGCGCTGCCACCCGAGGGTCCTGTGCTCGTTGAAGAGGCGGGGCTCGCCCGGGCGTGCGGGCGTCGCCCTGTATTGCATCCGTTCATCATGACCTCGCTTGCGCGTCGCGGGCTTTGGGGTGCTTCGGCGTTCGAAGAAGACGTGCGTGCCGGCGCCTACTCCGTCGCCGTGGTTCCGTTCGACCCCCGCGAGCCGGTGCCGCAGGCGCAGCGCGATCGCTGGACCGAGTCGGTGCTGGCCGCGTTCGCGCAGGCGAGGGTCGTGGAGACCTACCCGTCCGGATGGCGGGTGCTGCGCTGGTGAGCTCGGCCGGTCACTCCATAAGACTCTGCCGCCAGTGGCTCTATGAGGTCGCGAGTGTAAGTTGGGCGTTCCTCCAACTCCCACTCGCGTGACGTACAAGAGCGGACGCCACTTCCTGCAGCTACCCGGCCCTACCAACGTGCCGGAGCGTGTTCTGCGCGCGATGTCACGGCCGACGATCGACCACCGCGGGCCCGAGTTCCAGAAGCTCACGGAACGACTGCTCACCGAGCTGAAGTGGATGTTCCGGACCCAACATCCGGTTCTGATCTACCCGTCGTCGGCGACGGGCGCCTGGGAAGCCGCGCTGACGAACACGCTGTCGCCCGGGGACCGGGTATTGTCCTTCGACCAGGGCTTCTTCGCCGGCAAGTGGGCGACTGTCGCCGAGCGCTTCGGGCTCGACGTGCAGCGCGAGTCGTGGGAGCCTCGCCGCGGTGTCGCCGCGGACGCGGTCATCGATTCCCTGCGCGCCGACACACGGCAGGCGATCAAGGCGGTCCTCGTCGTGCACAACGAGACCTCGACGGGGGTCACGAGCGACGTGGAAGCCATCGGAACCGCGATGCGTGCCTCCGAGCACGGGGCGCTGCTTTTCGTCGATACCGTCTCGTCTCTGGGCGTGACCGAGCTCCGCCACGACGACTGGTGCATCGACGTCACAGTGACAGGGTCGCAGAAGGGGCTGATGCTTCCCCCCGGCCTCTCGTTCGTCGCCATCGGGCCGCGCGCGCTCCAGGCGCATCGCACGGCGAAGCTGCCGCGGTCCTACTGGGACTGGGACGATCAGCTCACCTTCAATGAGCGCGGTTTCTTCCCGTACACGCCTGCGACCAACCTGCTCTATGCGCTGGACGAAGCGCTGAAGATGCTGCGTGAAGAAGGGCTGGAGCGCGTGTTCGCCCGTCACGCGCGCTGGGCGGAGGCCACGCGCGCGGCCGTCGCCGCATGGGGCCTCGAGGCGTTCGCGTTGGACGCCGCGGAGGCGAGCAACGCTCTCACCGCCGTCATCGTGCCGCACGGATCGGATGCGGAGGCGCTGCGGGCGACCATCCTGGAGCGCTACGACATGTCGCTCGGCAGCGGTCTCGGCAAATTACAGGGGCGAGTCTTCCGGATCGGGCACCTGGGGGATCTGAATGCTCTCACGCTCTTGGGTACGCTCGGCGGTGTGGAGATGGGTCTCGCACTCGCGGGCGTCCCGCATGACAGCGGTGGAGTGGCTGCGGCGATGGAGTTCCTGATGAGGGAAGAGGGAGGAGGCATCTGATGCGGAACCACGGACTGTGGGTGTTCGCGGCCTTGCTCCTCTTCTCGGCGTGCGCCGGGGAGACGGGAGGGCCTCGGGAGCTGAAGTTCGGCCACGTAGGCGAACCGGGCTCGCTCTTCGCGCTCTCGGCGGAGGAATTCGCCCGCCGTGCCAACGAGCGTCTCGACGGCTACGAGGTCGTCGTCTTCGGGTCGAGTCAGCTCGGAGGTGACGAGCTGTTGCTGCAGAAGATCAAGCTCGGCACCGTGGAGTTCGCGCTGCCGTCTTCGGTGATGTCTTCGCAGATCGACGAGTTCGGGCTCTTCGAGATGCCGTATCTCGTGCAAGATCGAGCCCACATGCGTGCGATCGAGGAGGCGGTAGTGTGGCCTGATCTTGTGCCTTTGGCCGAGGCCGCCGGCTACCGCGTCATCGCTGTGTGGGAAAACGGATTCCGGCACGTGACCAACAACACGCGACCCATCGTGAGGCCCGACGACCTGGCCGGAATAAAGCTGCGCACGCCGCGCGGTGTGTGGCGGGTGAAGCTCTTCCAGGAGTTGGGTGCCAACCCGACGCCGATGGCGCTCTCCGAGGTCTTCATCGGACTGCAGACCGGCGTGATCGATGGGCAAGAGAATCCGCTCGCCCAGATCTGGGCCTCGAAGCTCTACGAGGTGCAGGAGTACCTGTCGCTCACCGGGCACGTGTACACTCCGGCGTACGTCGTCGTCTCACCCACCCGCTGGGACCGGCTGCCGGCGGACGTGCGCCGCATCCTCGAGGAGGAGGCGAAGGCGACGCAGGCGTTCGTGCACGAGACCGCGACCCGTCTCGATGCCGAGCTGCTCGACCGGGTTCGCGAGGCCGGCGTACTCGTGAACACCCCGGAGCGGAGCGCCTTCGAGCGTTCCAGTGCGCCGATCTACGACGAGTTCGCGCGCACCGTCGAGGGTGGCAGCGACCTCGTCCAGCGCGCCGTCGCCGCAGGATCCAACTGACTACACCGCTGTGAGCCTCGACAGGGCGCGGTACGGACTACGAACGGTTCTCGAGGCCGTCGTACTGTTCCTGATGATCGCGCTCGCGCTGGTCGTCGTGGTGGGGGTCGGCTTCCGAAAGGCGGGTGCTTCGCTGGTCTGGTACGACGAGGTCGCGTCGCTCATGCTCGCGTGGCTCACGTACTACGGCGCCGCGTTGGCAGCGCTCCACAGGGGACACATCGGCATGCCGACCCTTGTGGACCGCCTCTCCGGGCGCGCGCGCAAGGCGGTGGTGCTGGTAGCGGAAGTGTGCGTGCTCGCGTTCTTCGTCGTGCTCGCCGGTGCCGGCGTCCGGGTGCTCACCGTGCTGGGCGGAACGACACTCGTATCGCTCCCGTGGCTTCCGATGGTCGTGGCCCAGTCGGTGATCCCGATCGGAGCGGTGCTCTTCATCGCGGCGCAACTGCTGTCGCTGCCACAGGCCCTCGCACAGCCCGCACGGCAGGATGGCGAGCCGGAGGAGCGTACGTGAGCCTGCTCGGCATCGGCCTCGTCCTGTTGGCGCTCGTGCTCATCGGCGTCCCGATCGCGATCTCCCTCGGTCTCGCGGCGGTCGTGGCCATGCTTGCGGGACCGGGCGGCGTAGCGTCTCTGCCCAACGCGGCGCTCGTGATGTTCAGCGGTGCGACGTCGTTCCCGCTCATCGCGATCCCGCTCTTCATTCTCGCCGGCGCGATCATGAACGCGTCGGGCATCAGTCGGCGGCTGATCGATTTCGCGTCTTCTTTGGTCGGTTTCATCCGCGGCGGGCTGGCGATGGTGACGATCAGCGCATCGCTCTTTTTCGCGGAGATCAGCGGCTCGGCGGTCGCGGACGTCGCGGCGTTGGGCTCGATTCTCATCCCGGCGATGGAGAGAAGAGGGTACTCCCGGGCCTTCGCGGCCGCGGTGACGTCTTCG
This window of the Gemmatimonadota bacterium genome carries:
- a CDS encoding TRAP transporter small permease subunit — translated: MIALALVVVVGVGFRKAGASLVWYDEVASLMLAWLTYYGAALAALHRGHIGMPTLVDRLSGRARKAVVLVAEVCVLAFFVVLAGAGVRVLTVLGGTTLVSLPWLPMVVAQSVIPIGAVLFIAAQLLSLPQALAQPARQDGEPEERT
- a CDS encoding aminotransferase class V-fold PLP-dependent enzyme, translating into MTYKSGRHFLQLPGPTNVPERVLRAMSRPTIDHRGPEFQKLTERLLTELKWMFRTQHPVLIYPSSATGAWEAALTNTLSPGDRVLSFDQGFFAGKWATVAERFGLDVQRESWEPRRGVAADAVIDSLRADTRQAIKAVLVVHNETSTGVTSDVEAIGTAMRASEHGALLFVDTVSSLGVTELRHDDWCIDVTVTGSQKGLMLPPGLSFVAIGPRALQAHRTAKLPRSYWDWDDQLTFNERGFFPYTPATNLLYALDEALKMLREEGLERVFARHARWAEATRAAVAAWGLEAFALDAAEASNALTAVIVPHGSDAEALRATILERYDMSLGSGLGKLQGRVFRIGHLGDLNALTLLGTLGGVEMGLALAGVPHDSGGVAAAMEFLMREEGGGI
- a CDS encoding TRAP transporter substrate-binding protein, with protein sequence MRNHGLWVFAALLLFSACAGETGGPRELKFGHVGEPGSLFALSAEEFARRANERLDGYEVVVFGSSQLGGDELLLQKIKLGTVEFALPSSVMSSQIDEFGLFEMPYLVQDRAHMRAIEEAVVWPDLVPLAEAAGYRVIAVWENGFRHVTNNTRPIVRPDDLAGIKLRTPRGVWRVKLFQELGANPTPMALSEVFIGLQTGVIDGQENPLAQIWASKLYEVQEYLSLTGHVYTPAYVVVSPTRWDRLPADVRRILEEEAKATQAFVHETATRLDAELLDRVREAGVLVNTPERSAFERSSAPIYDEFARTVEGGSDLVQRAVAAGSN